Genomic window (Mycolicibacterium smegmatis):
GCCGCGATCGACGACCAGTTCGGCTCGTTCGACAAGTTCCAGGCACAGTTCACCGCTGCGGCCAACGGCCTGCAGGGTTCGGGCTGGGCGGTGCTCGGATACGACAGCCTCGGTGGCCGTCTGCTGACCTTCCAGCTCTACGACCAGCAGGCCAACGTGCCGCTCGGCATCATCCCGCTGCTCCAGGTCGACATGTGGGAGCACGCGTTCTACCTGCAGTACAAGAACGTCAAGGCCGACTACGTCAAGGCCTTCTGGAACGTCGTCAACTGGGAGGACGTGCAGAACCGCTTCGCGGCAGCCACTTCCAAGACCAGCGGTCTGATCTTCGGCTGATCCGCTCACAAAGAGGCATCTGACACCCGGTCGGCACCGACCGCCTGATCTGGTGAACGAGGGGCGTCGCGCGATTCGCGCGACGCCCCGCCCTCGTTTTCGGGACCGTACAGCCGCGCAGGTCGTGTCGCTTGCACGGTTTGCCGACCTGACGCATCCTGAATTCATCGGCACATCGAGGTGCCGCGGACAGGCCAACACCGATGTCCTGGAGGCAAAATGGATAATCGGTCCGGTCGGGCGATCGAGATCGCCCCGTTTCATTCCGGCGGATCACTCAAGGGTTTCGTGGTGTCAGGACGCTGGCCCGACTCGACCAAGGAGTGGGCGCAGTTGTTGATGGCGACGGTACGGGTCGCATCCTGGCCGGGATTACTGTCCACCACAACGATTTTCGGTGTCCGCGAAGAGCTGCCGGATGAACCGCAGCCCGGCACCGTCGGCCTGGTCATGGCCGAGGGCCCGGTGGTCGGCGAGGCCGCGGTGCCGCCGGGATATTTCGCCGAACACCAACCGCCTGCGCTCTTGATGTTGCACCCGCCGTCGGAGACGACGCCGTCGCTGCCCGAGTGCGCGGGCGCGGCGTCGGGGTGCGTGCTGCTGCCGGGACTTCCGCATCTGGGTCTCGAACACCGCGCGGCCTGGGTCGAGGCCGAGGCCGACGGCACCGTCACGTCGATGGTGAGCCGTGTCGGCGTCGATCCCATCAGCCACCCCGACACCGCGATCCTGGCAATGTTGCTGGCTGCGTGAGCGAACGCGACACGCCCACCCCTTTATCAAGATCAACGCGCTGACCACCGATCATGGTTTTTCACTGCCGGTTTGCTGCCTGCACGCTGTGGGGCTTCGGGCGGCTCGGCGCCACCGAGGTTGCGCCGCACATGCCGGCTCAGTTGCCACAGCGGTGGCGCCGGCACACCGATCTTGTCTACTGTCACAGAGGCAGCAATCAACCCTGCACCGATGCTCGCGCATGCCGGCGCGTCAGCCGTTCGGGTCCGCCCGTGACACCCGGATCGTCGCCAGGACTGGCCCGATCATGGCCTGGCAACTCTCACGCGGTCCTGGTACGGGCCTTGCGATCTGACCCCGCGGCGGCACGTGCGCTCGGTCGTATACAACGGCATCCGCCACGAGTCGGTGGCGAGGTCTGTGCTCTAGCAAATACCTGATTCCGCGAGTACCGGTTGATCATCCGTTGCCCACTTACGACGTCAACACAGCTTTTTCACAGAATGACCGCAGCTCACCCAACTGAATACAACGCAACCGTCACTATTTGTGTTGTCACACGACGCAAAACCACGCTCGGCGCGCGGCGAAGACACGTGTTTCGCCGGTAATCCTGGTCAAAACACGAAGCAAGGTTAACTTTTCCGTGGTTTGCACTTGGTTGTCGTCACAACACTCGGTACGATAGTCAGCAAATACGCCGCCTTTTCGTTCCGCTCATGAATCATGTGGAGGTCAAATCGATGAGCAAGACGTTCGCCGCCCGTCTGAACCGCCTGTTCGACACGGTTTATCCCCCCGGGCGCGGACCCCACACGTCTGCCGAGGTGATTGCTGCGCTCAAGTCCGAGGGCATC
Coding sequences:
- a CDS encoding superoxide dismutase → MAEYTLPDLDYDYGALEPHISGQINELHHSKHHATYVKGVNDAIAKLEEARANGDHAAIFLNEKNLAFHLGGHINHSIWWKNLSPNGGDKPTGELAAAIDDQFGSFDKFQAQFTAAANGLQGSGWAVLGYDSLGGRLLTFQLYDQQANVPLGIIPLLQVDMWEHAFYLQYKNVKADYVKAFWNVVNWEDVQNRFAAATSKTSGLIFG